In bacterium, the following are encoded in one genomic region:
- a CDS encoding UvrD-helicase domain-containing protein, with translation MSYLLDELNPQQQEAVRTTEGPILIVAGAGTGKTRTLSYRLAYLLAEKKVPASAVMAVTFTNKAAHEMKERIKRLVGTRLEALTVGTFHAISSRLLRQFISPLGWTSDFGIYGQREELSLLKRILSHYPQCKQSPASLRKKISEAKNQLIAPEQLDSAAGPYFPEIYQEYQTRLRENNALDLDDLILSLVRLWQERPQVLEECQDRFLYLMVDEYQDINLAQYQWVQQLSKKYRNLCVIGDADQAIYAFRGANIQNFLDFQKDYPEAKVVRLEQNYRSTKTILEVAGKVIQKTSQRLEKELWTENEEGARIWVCPVWDERAEAKGIVHEIEKMIGGSSFWSIDSRRINSGEERAYCFSDFAVLYRLNAQKDVIAEAFTSAGIPYQVVGGTRLVDQEEVADMLAYLKVINNPEDSVSLLQILNKPAWSIGLPEWVQTITALEGLAESEHISLYQAISQVLAEEPTLTEFRSQGNLSLSQRKAIRKFASLLEQLKAAGADLKAEALVRKVLTETNPEGKNTEESEPLLELLAMATPFNRYPPATSLKMFLEEIALVGETDTFDERANAVALMTLHAAKGLEFPVVFICGVEAGLIPYIKSVSSSEFRVPSLDGPDSQSLMPPSTEEERRLFYVGLTRAQKHLYLFHARQRYLYGQKQVQQPSPFLADIPGHLTQQLDIPSRKAKKAEPKEEQLTLW, from the coding sequence ATCTGCTCGATGAGTTGAATCCCCAACAACAAGAGGCTGTCCGAACCACAGAAGGGCCAATATTGATTGTGGCTGGGGCCGGGACAGGTAAAACCAGGACCCTGTCCTATCGCCTGGCTTATCTTTTAGCTGAGAAAAAGGTCCCTGCCTCAGCCGTCATGGCGGTTACCTTTACCAATAAGGCCGCCCATGAAATGAAAGAGCGGATCAAAAGGCTTGTGGGAACCAGGCTGGAGGCACTGACCGTGGGAACCTTTCATGCCATAAGTAGCCGCCTCCTCCGGCAGTTCATTTCACCCCTCGGCTGGACCTCGGATTTTGGAATCTACGGCCAGAGGGAAGAATTATCCCTTCTCAAAAGAATCCTCTCCCATTATCCTCAGTGTAAGCAATCTCCGGCATCCCTTAGAAAAAAGATATCCGAGGCCAAAAATCAGCTTATCGCCCCTGAGCAGCTTGACAGCGCGGCTGGGCCTTATTTCCCGGAAATATACCAAGAATATCAGACCCGCCTTCGCGAAAATAATGCCCTGGACCTGGACGACCTTATCCTTTCCCTGGTTCGACTCTGGCAAGAAAGGCCCCAGGTGCTTGAAGAATGTCAGGACCGTTTTCTCTATCTTATGGTAGATGAATACCAGGACATCAATCTAGCCCAATATCAATGGGTTCAACAACTAAGTAAAAAATACCGGAATCTTTGCGTTATTGGTGATGCGGATCAGGCCATCTATGCCTTTCGCGGGGCCAATATCCAAAACTTTTTAGATTTCCAAAAGGACTATCCGGAAGCCAAAGTGGTCAGGTTGGAGCAGAACTATCGTTCCACCAAAACCATCCTGGAAGTGGCTGGGAAGGTAATTCAAAAAACCTCCCAGCGGCTGGAAAAGGAATTGTGGACTGAAAACGAAGAGGGAGCCAGAATATGGGTTTGCCCTGTTTGGGACGAGCGGGCTGAGGCGAAAGGCATTGTCCATGAGATTGAAAAGATGATCGGAGGAAGCAGCTTTTGGTCGATAGATAGCCGCCGGATAAATTCAGGAGAGGAGAGGGCATATTGCTTTTCGGATTTTGCCGTACTTTACCGACTTAATGCTCAAAAGGATGTCATCGCCGAAGCTTTTACCTCAGCCGGTATACCCTACCAGGTAGTGGGTGGAACGCGGTTGGTGGATCAGGAAGAGGTGGCGGATATGCTGGCTTATCTGAAGGTTATCAATAACCCGGAAGACTCGGTCAGCCTCCTGCAAATTCTTAATAAACCGGCCTGGAGTATTGGCCTTCCCGAGTGGGTTCAGACCATTACTGCCCTGGAAGGGTTGGCTGAGTCTGAACATATCAGCCTCTACCAGGCAATCTCTCAAGTTCTGGCCGAAGAACCGACCTTGACTGAGTTCCGGAGCCAGGGGAATTTATCATTATCCCAGAGAAAAGCCATCCGGAAATTTGCTTCTCTCCTGGAACAACTTAAGGCCGCCGGTGCTGATCTGAAGGCAGAGGCATTGGTTCGAAAGGTCCTGACAGAGACGAATCCGGAGGGAAAAAATACGGAGGAAAGCGAGCCTCTCCTGGAATTACTGGCGATGGCCACCCCTTTTAACCGTTATCCTCCGGCGACTTCTCTCAAGATGTTTTTGGAAGAGATAGCCCTGGTAGGAGAGACAGACACCTTTGATGAACGGGCCAATGCCGTGGCTCTGATGACCCTCCATGCCGCCAAAGGACTTGAATTTCCGGTAGTATTTATCTGTGGGGTCGAAGCCGGGCTTATTCCGTATATTAAATCAGTTTCGAGTTCCGAGTTCCGGGTGCCGAGTTTGGATGGTCCGGATAGCCAATCATTAATGCCGCCATCGACAGAGGAGGAACGTCGGCTCTTCTACGTGGGTCTGACCAGGGCCCAAAAACATCTCTATCTATTTCACGCCCGGCAGCGCTATCTTTATGGCCAGAAGCAGGTGCAACAGCCGTCACCTTTTTTAGCTGATATCCCTGGCCATCTTACCCAACAATTAGATATACCATCCCGTAAAGCTAAAAAAGCCGAGCCAAAAGAGGAACAATTGACGCTTTGGTAA